A DNA window from Dama dama isolate Ldn47 chromosome 19, ASM3311817v1, whole genome shotgun sequence contains the following coding sequences:
- the LOC133073827 gene encoding keratin-associated protein 12-2-like, with protein MCHTSCSSGCQAACLPSLCQPSYSTSSPCHTSCFTSSPCQAACVPVSYRPAIRLPVTYTPTLCVTPSCQSSVCLPVRYRPAVYVVPSCQSSGCYQPSRPTLVCRPVSCSTPSCL; from the coding sequence ATGTGCCACACCAGCTGCTCCTCAGGCTGCCAGGCTGCCTGCCTGCCCAGCCTCTGCCAGCCGTCCTACAGCACGTCCAGCCCCTGCCACACGTCCTGCTTCACGTCCAGCCCCTGCCAGGCTGCCTGCGTGCCCGTGAGTTACAGGCCAGCCATACGCCTGCCAGTGACCTACACGCCCACTCTGTGTGTGACTCCTTCCTGCCAGTCCTCTGTGTGCCTGCCCGTGCGCTACAGGCCGGCCGTGTATGTGGTCCCCTCCTGCCAGTCCTCAGGGTGCTACCAGCCCTCCCGCCCCACCCTGGTCTGCAGACCTGTCTCCTGTAGCACCCCTTCCTGCTTGTGA